In Desulfovibrio sp. TomC, the sequence CCGGCCCTTTGCGGAGCCACGGCGCTGTTGCCCGAGGTATCGGTGGTGGTGGCCGAGACGGCGCTCTATCCGCTCTACGCGGGACAGGCGCTTTTGCCGGAACTGACGGCCTATCTGGAAGGATTCGGGCTGGCGCTCGACGGGCTGTACGATTTCTACCGCGACGCCTCCGGCCGCATCGCCTCGGGAGACGCCGTGTTTGTGCGGCCTGCGCCGGGGTGATGGAGAGGGAGAGAAGACGGGGGAATGCCTCCGGCGGCGGCGGATGATCCCCCCGGACCCCTGCACAGGGAAAAATTTTTCAAGGGGGTCTTGGCGCTGGCGGCCCAATCGGTTGGCGGTGGACCTGGACGGCCGAGGTTGGTGTCTGACGGGAACCAACGGCATCACGATTCCTGGCCGCTTCTCATCTTGCCTTACCGAACTTCCGCTCGGCGACTTGGTCGCGCGTCCGGTCAAATCAGACGAACCCCAGGCGGGTTTCCAAAGGGCACTGCCCTTTGGCCGCCGGAGGCACTCTTCCTCTTCTCTTTTCTTCTCTACTCTACTCTACTCTACTCTACTCTACTCTACCGCGACGTCAGCCAGCCGCAAGGCTCTCCAGAAACCGGGCCGTGGCCTGTGCGCCGTCCAGGTCGATGGCCCCTGGCGGCGGGGGCGGCCCGGCCAGGGCGGCGACCATACGCGAAGCCAGGACCAGCGGGGCCAGATCGGCCGGATCAAGCAGGCCAAGCAGCCCCAGCCCGGCCAAGCGCTCGGCCCGAAGGCGCTGCTCCCGGTTCTGGTCAAACGGGGCCGCCAGCCCCCGGCAGCCGGCGGCCAGCAGCCCCATGACGGTATTGTACCCGGCCAGACTGACCGACAGGTCGGCCGCCCGCAGCACGTCGGCAAACCCCTGCGTGAACCGGGCCACCCAGGCGTCGGGGAGGCGCCCGGCCGCCGCCGCCAGACCGGCATAGGCCGCTTCGTCGCAAAAGGGCCCGGAAAAGACCCGCACCGCCGCTTCCGACAACCGAGGATGCTGCCGGCAGGCGGCCAGGACGGCGGCCAGCACGTCGCTCCCCACCTTGCCGCCGCCGGCCGAGGCAACGATCAGGGACTTCCCGTCAGCCACGCCAAGCTCCCGGCGAACCGCCGGCCGCGACCGGACAACGGCCGGAGCCGGCGCGACGTAGCCGGTGTGGATGACCGGCACCGGGATCTCGGCGGCCCGGGCAAAGGTGGCGGACAACGGGAAGAGCGTGGGATCGGCATGGACGCAGACGGCATCGAAAAACCGGCCCAGCCGGTCCAACACCCGGGCTTCGTAGGCCGGCTGGTCCTTTTTTTCGACCAGAATATCGCGCACGCCGCAGACACAACAGCAGCGCCCGAACCGGCCCTCCCGGGCGGCGGCCAGGGCCGGCAGCAGCTCGAACTCAAAGGCCTTGCGGCCAAAGGGATAGAGCTCGACGAAAAAGACATCCGGGGAAAAGGCGGTCAAGGCCGCCAGGAGACGGGCGCTGCGCCCGGCCTTGGCCGTCTCAAGAGCCGGCCCGGCCAGGGTCAGGGCCTGGAACTCGGCATCCATGGCCAGGGGAGGCAGGCGCACCAGCCTGACGCCGTCCGGCAGGGAAGCCGGGGTGTCCGGGCCGCCAAGGATGAGCAGACACTCGTGCCCGGCCAGGGCCGCCACGATTTCCAGGGTACGAAACAGGTGCCCCATGCCCAGCACATGCTGGCAGTAGACCGCGACCTTCACGACCCAGGCAGTTCCATGTCGAGCTGGCCCAAAGACAAGACGCCGCCTTCGCACACCACCTGCTGGATGCGCCCGAGATCAAAGGCCGGCGGTTCGTCCGGCATATAGGCCCGGCCAAGGAGATGGTAGAGGATGGCCTTGATGACGCCCTGGTGGGTGACGACCAGCACATTTTTGCCGCCGTTGGCCCGGGCGGCGTCGAGGAGCGCGTGCTCGGCCCGGGAGCGCACATCGGCCCGGGATTCGCCGCCGGGGGGCTGGAAATGCCAGCCGGACGCCTCGGCCTCGGCCAGCTCCTGGGGGGGGATGTCGCGCCAGTACTTGCCGGTCCAGGCTCCGTAGTGCTGCTCGCGAAGCCGGCGGTCGAGGGTCACGGGCAGACGCAGGACGCGGTTTAGTATGCCGGCGGTGGACTTGGCCCGGCCGAGGTCACTGGCCAGGATACGGGCCAGCGACAGCCCGAGCATCCGGGGAGCCTGGGCTTCGCAAAACGCGATCCCGGCCGGAGCCAGCTCGCTGTCCCATTGGCCCTGGATCCGTTTTTCCAGATTCCACAACGTCGGGGCGTGGCGCATAAAATGAAAAACACAGCGCGACATGGCCTGTCATCCTTGTAGCAAGATCACCGGTCCGGTCGGACACCGCGAGCTTCCGGGTCCAACCGACAAAGAAATTCGTCCAACCCCGTGGCCACGGCCTGGCAGGCGTCGGTCAGGGCCGGGGCCAGGGCCTTGACCCGGGCCACATCGCCCGAGGCTGCGGCCTGCTCGGCCTCGGCCGCCAAATCCCGCATGGTTCCGGCCCCGAACATGGCCGCATTGCCCTTGAGCGTATGGGCCACGCGCTCGCAGGCGACCAGATCGCCCGCCTGCATGGCCCCGCCCAGGGCGGAAAGCTGCTCCGGCACCGAGGAGACGAACTCCCGGCCCACCCGGGACAGGAGTCCGGCCTTGCCCCGATACTGGGCCACCAGGGCATCGGTGTCGATGATCCCGCCCAACCGGGCCAGATCGCAGGGATTGCCCCCGACAGGAGCCCGGCCGCGCCGGGCCAGCACCTTGGCCACCACCGAGAAAAAGATCTCCACGTCAATGGGCTTTATGATGTAGTCGTCAAAACCCGCGGCCAGGAAACGCTCGCGCTCCTGATCCATGGCATAGGCCGAAAGTCCCACCACCGGCAGTCCCGGATCGATGTCCATGTGGCCGGCCCGGATGGCCCGGGTGGCGGCCAGCCCGTCCATGACCGGCATCTGGATGTCCATGAGCACCACATCCACGGCGTGGGCGGCCAGATAGTCCAGGGCCACCCGGCCGTTTTCCGCCAGGACCACTTCATGGCCCCGGCTTTCCAGCAGATCGGAGGCAAAGATGCGGTTGACC encodes:
- a CDS encoding histidine phosphatase family protein, with the protein product MSRCVFHFMRHAPTLWNLEKRIQGQWDSELAPAGIAFCEAQAPRMLGLSLARILASDLGRAKSTAGILNRVLRLPVTLDRRLREQHYGAWTGKYWRDIPPQELAEAEASGWHFQPPGGESRADVRSRAEHALLDAARANGGKNVLVVTHQGVIKAILYHLLGRAYMPDEPPAFDLGRIQQVVCEGGVLSLGQLDMELPGS
- a CDS encoding glycosyltransferase family protein yields the protein MKVAVYCQHVLGMGHLFRTLEIVAALAGHECLLILGGPDTPASLPDGVRLVRLPPLAMDAEFQALTLAGPALETAKAGRSARLLAALTAFSPDVFFVELYPFGRKAFEFELLPALAAAREGRFGRCCCVCGVRDILVEKKDQPAYEARVLDRLGRFFDAVCVHADPTLFPLSATFARAAEIPVPVIHTGYVAPAPAVVRSRPAVRRELGVADGKSLIVASAGGGKVGSDVLAAVLAACRQHPRLSEAAVRVFSGPFCDEAAYAGLAAAAGRLPDAWVARFTQGFADVLRAADLSVSLAGYNTVMGLLAAGCRGLAAPFDQNREQRLRAERLAGLGLLGLLDPADLAPLVLASRMVAALAGPPPPPGAIDLDGAQATARFLESLAAG